The Zygotorulaspora mrakii chromosome 4, complete sequence nucleotide sequence ACCACCATCAGCACAGACTCTTAATGGATATTTATTCCATAGTTTGAGGAATAAATTCGGTGTGCCAATTGCTTGATTCAGTATTAAGAGTGCTgctttttcacttttagGAGGATTTACATAATCTTCCAGATTTACCGTACGAGAATATTTTGACTGAGTCGCTGAAACATCTATCCTgtcttcattttctataCACCATTCAGCCATTCTGATACTTGTGTTCAGAGCTCCTGAAGTATTGCTGACTTTATTCAACATTAAAGTGACTTTTGTATACACGATTCATTTCGCTCGGGGCATGGCGGccaaaaattgattcaaaGGTGATTTATGAACTTAAGTGCTCAAAAGTGATATTAAAGAATCAAACACAGATACTCATTCACATCTTTACCACCATGGATAAACATAAATATCGTTTAGAAATACAGCAGATGATGTTTGTCTCAGGGGAAACGAATGAGGCCCCCGTGGAGACTACGTCTTTGATTGAAGATATAGTGAGAGGACAAGTCATAGAAATACTACTACAGTCAACAAAGACAGCCCAGATGCGTAACAGTAAATCAATTTTACCAGAAGACGTAATATTTCTTATTAGACATGATAAGGCTAAGGTAAACCGTCTTAGAACGTATCTTTCATGGAAAGATTTGCGTAAAAATGCTAAAGATCAAGATGCAGCGGCAGCAGCAGGGTCAGGTTCAGGTCCTGGGGGAatcgaagatgatgaaaagaaggcTGGTCCTGAAAAGGATGAGAAAGAAGGGGGTAATGTCATGAAAGTAAAGAAATCTCAGATCAAACTACCTTGGGAGTTGCAATTCATGTTCAATGAACAACCCCTGGAAAAAAACGAGGACGACGATGAGCTGGACGAAGATGAAAGGGAAGCAAATATGGCAACTCTAAAAAGGTTGAAAACTGCTGATGATCGTACTAGAAATATGACTAAAGAGGAATATGTCCATTGGTCTGACTGTCGACAAGCAAGTTTTACATTTAGAAAAGCTAAAAGATTCAAGGAATGGTCAGGAATATCTCAGCTTACAGACAGTAAACCACACGACGATGTGATTGATATTCTAGGTTTCCTGACATTCGAAATTGTTTGCTCTTTAACCGAAACTGCCTTAAGAATTAAAAAACAAGGACAAATACTacagcttcaaaaaaacaagtCTCAAAAATCTGCTCCTGACTTGAAATTGGAGATTACTAATATACATAGGAAAAAGAGACTTTTTGATGGTCCTGATAATGTAGCGAACCCACTTAAACGGAAACATGTGGAAGAGGCGTGGAGAATACTTCAAACCATAGATATGAAGCACAGAGCATTGACGAATTTTAGAGGTGGTAAATTAAACTCAAGACCAGTTATTATGTAGTTATGCTTTATGTATTTGTATGTGGTTTCTAGAATCTTACCACAATAAATGTATTAATGTCAATTGTCTATCACAAGTTTCGGATTTCCTTTGAACCATATTGGCTTCATTGCCCCATGTGCTAGCAACTTATACACAAGTTCATCATACTGGTCCTTTGCAACTCCTTTGGAAGCGTCCAGAAATACTtgcttatttttttctttagatAGAGCATCCGACTTGGCTATTTCATATGCAAATGGATACACTTGCtccttgatatttttgctTACTGAAACAGCAAAGTCATGCTTGATGTTCTCTTCTGTCGAAGTCTGGGCATATTTTCCATCAAAACTATCTAgaatttcttgatattttttggaatttctCGTTCGTCTTGCTTGTACTTCCGTACCTTGTTGTTGGAAATCAATTCTAGTGCTCAAGTAAGATATAGCTGCTCTGCAAATATTATTAAAACTTTTTTGTGTGTTAAGATGACGAACCTCAAATAatggatatatttttttgagtgTTGAGTTGATTTCTTTAGCAATATTAAGTTCAAAGGGCAACATTCGATGGTTGATTTTGTTCAGAAGATGCAGTCTATAATCTATCAAATAATCGTTTCGAAGCTTCTCTTGGTCTTCGCTAAAGTTATTATATTTTGCGACTACTTGTGGTGACATCAAGGTTAAATCATCGTGCTGGGCTATTGATGACATCCATTCAGTTTTGGTGAGAAGGATATTACATGAGGAGATGCTATCAGCATATAATGCTGCTTTGTTCAGATCGCCCGGATCGAAATCCCTTTTTTCGTCACTTTGAGCAGAAAAGCCTCCCGGGAAAGTGCATATAAATTGCAGTTCCATCAGGCATTTTCTTATGTCATTGTTATTGGAATTCACAAGTAGTTCCAATATGGGTACACTGATATCGAGTCCAAGCCTTTGGCAATATCGCTGTAAAAATCTGATAACAGTTTGGCTTGATACCTTTTTCGCATGGAAAAGTGCACCTTCATCGGCTGCTAATCGAACGATACTATAGGGAATGTAGTTAAGATCGCGACACAGCAATAATATTGGTCGCCTGCTGCCTAAAAGCACTCTTTCAACGGCttgccaaaaaaatttgtcatgttctttgaaaagaacatCAACGTCATCGAATAATATGACTCCCTTGGCACCCTTGCCTTTAACATAATGAGAAGTTGAGAACTCTTTCAAGCTGTCAAATATGTTTTTCTTGGATCTGTTCGAAGACGTATCAATTTCGTAAACATGCCCTCCGAGCTGTTTCATTATAACCTCAATCAGTGTATTCTTGCCAATACCTTCTCCGAATAGAATCATGATAGGTACAAACTCTCTAATCCCAGTGGCGTCTTCATCCGTTTCATCGTTCACTATGAAATCATCTAGAGGCGTTTTATCCTCTACTCTCTGCCTCTTTAAAAGTTTATGCCTTGTGGTTGGTCTTTTTAGCTTCATAAAAGCTTGAGAGATCCATGCAGAGACGTTACTCTTAAGTGATTTATCCAAAAGAACATCATTGATTGATTTCGGTTTCATAAGACGTGTCCATAGGGAGGCATGTTTTTCGTTATTTGTGGATATTTTTGTGAACATTTTATTGTGTTGTTTGTTTTCCTTTGCAGTCAGCAGTTCATACTCAAAAGATTCAAAGTTTGAGGTCGATTGGTCTGttagatttctttttttgcaagATATGTGCAACTTTCTGTATTTAATATTGTCATTATCAGGTTCTATCAACTGTTTAGACGGGAATGGCGCTTCGATAGATGTGGGTTTTGAGCACGTTTTGCGTTTCTTCTTACTTATTCCATCACGATCAAGGGTGCGAGTAACTGTAGCAGAATTTAATTCAATTGGCTTCGAAGGGGCTTGCTTTAGGTCTTTGAACAAGTCCTTTAACCTtgttgttttgaaatttgcgGGATATGAAACTTTACTTGGCATCTGCTTCGAACTGcttttttcataaaattCGACATTATCAACAAATACTCCATCTTGGCTggtttcttcaatatctgaTGAGATAATAACAGTATTGTCTAAGTCGTCAATCGGTTCCACCTtccttttattttttctacTCATTAGAAAATCTTGTACTGATTGTGGCTCCTTTTCAGCCAGCGTTTGAGAACTCGTTTTCTTTACTGGTGGCAGTATATCTTCTGATATTACCATTGAGCTTGCGTCTATATCTTCGTCCTGTAAACCAGAGTTGTCACTATGTAACTCATCTCCTGATATTAGCGGCTCGTCTGGATTGACGATAAGTCGTTccagcttttttttcttcgagTTACCATCCAAAAGTTCCGTTAGAGAAACGGCATGACTCATGGCGTCAAAGGGGCTGCTATCTTTCCCCAGTTCTTCAATTTAGAACAtttcaattcatttttatccttGTGCAAATTGAAGTACGCGTAATACTGATACACGCGACTAGCGAGCGCACAAGTGAAATTCTgcaatagaaaaaaaaaatccaatttAAACGCGACTACTTTACAAAAATTAAATATATGAAAACCCAAAGTTCATTAATAACGTTCCTTTAATCTTGAAGCAACGGTACGCAGGTTACCATAGACCTTACCTGGAGGAGAACCCAAAATTAAACTGACCACAGCTTCTCTGGCCATTCTAATATGCGTGAATCCACCCAAAATAT carries:
- the SPT3 gene encoding transcriptional regulator SPT3 (similar to Saccharomyces cerevisiae SPT3 (YDR392W); ancestral locus Anc_5.480), with protein sequence MDKHKYRLEIQQMMFVSGETNEAPVETTSLIEDIVRGQVIEILLQSTKTAQMRNSKSILPEDVIFLIRHDKAKVNRLRTYLSWKDLRKNAKDQDAAAAAGSGSGPGGIEDDEKKAGPEKDEKEGGNVMKVKKSQIKLPWELQFMFNEQPLEKNEDDDELDEDEREANMATLKRLKTADDRTRNMTKEEYVHWSDCRQASFTFRKAKRFKEWSGISQLTDSKPHDDVIDILGFLTFEIVCSLTETALRIKKQGQILQLQKNKSQKSAPDLKLEITNIHRKKRLFDGPDNVANPLKRKHVEEAWRILQTIDMKHRALTNFRGGKLNSRPVIM
- the ELG1 gene encoding Elg1p (similar to Saccharomyces cerevisiae ELG1 (YOR144C); ancestral locus Anc_5.481), whose product is MSHAVSLTELLDGNSKKKKLERLIVNPDEPLISGDELHSDNSGLQDEDIDASSMVISEDILPPVKKTSSQTLAEKEPQSVQDFLMSRKNKRKVEPIDDLDNTVIISSDIEETSQDGVFVDNVEFYEKSSSKQMPSKVSYPANFKTTRLKDLFKDLKQAPSKPIELNSATVTRTLDRDGISKKKRKTCSKPTSIEAPFPSKQLIEPDNDNIKYRKLHISCKKRNLTDQSTSNFESFEYELLTAKENKQHNKMFTKISTNNEKHASLWTRLMKPKSINDVLLDKSLKSNVSAWISQAFMKLKRPTTRHKLLKRQRVEDKTPLDDFIVNDETDEDATGIREFVPIMILFGEGIGKNTLIEVIMKQLGGHVYEIDTSSNRSKKNIFDSLKEFSTSHYVKGKGAKGVILFDDVDVLFKEHDKFFWQAVERVLLGSRRPILLLCRDLNYIPYSIVRLAADEGALFHAKKVSSQTVIRFLQRYCQRLGLDISVPILELLVNSNNNDIRKCLMELQFICTFPGGFSAQSDEKRDFDPGDLNKAALYADSISSCNILLTKTEWMSSIAQHDDLTLMSPQVVAKYNNFSEDQEKLRNDYLIDYRLHLLNKINHRMLPFELNIAKEINSTLKKIYPLFEVRHLNTQKSFNNICRAAISYLSTRIDFQQQGTEVQARRTRNSKKYQEILDSFDGKYAQTSTEENIKHDFAVSVSKNIKEQVYPFAYEIAKSDALSKEKNKQVFLDASKGVAKDQYDELVYKLLAHGAMKPIWFKGNPKLVIDN